The genomic interval GGGTTCGAGCGCCGGATCGGGTTCGATGTCCGGCGTCGCTTCGTCGCTTTCGGCCTCGCTGTCCTCGCGGTCGCGGTCCGGCGGTGGCGCTTCGGGGTTCGCGACGCGTCGGGCTTCGGACAAGCCGGTGATCTCGCTTTCGGTCGGTGACCGGGTCACGCACGACCAGTTCGGGCTCGGCACCGTGATGACGGTGACCGGGACTGGTGCGGACGCGCAGGCGACGATCGACTTCGGCGACGAGCGGCCGAAGAAGCTGCTGCTGCGGTACGCGCCGGTCGAGAAGCTGTAGCGGCTGTCGGCCGCCGGCCGTCGTAGCGGGGGAGGGTGGTTCGGTTTTACGTCGGGCTGAGGCTGTGGCTGCGGAGCCACGGCAGCGGGTCGACGGCCGAGTCGCCGCCGGGGCGCACCTCGAAGTGGAGGTGCGGGCCGGTGGAGTTGCCCGAGTTGCCGGAGTAGGCGATGACGTCGCCCGCCTGGACCGAGCCGGAGCGGACCTTTGTGCTGCTGAGGTGGCAGTACCAGGTCTCCGTGCCGTCGGCGGCGGTCACTATGGCCATGTTTCCGTAGGCGGTGTTGTACTGCGTGCGGACCGTGCCGTCGGTCGAGGCCATCACCGGTGTGCCGTACGAGACGGGGAAGTCGATGCCGGAGTGCACGGACATCCAGTTGACCCCGGCCTGGCCGTAGTACGCGCTGAGGCCCTCCTGCTCGACCGGCAGCGCGAACTTGGGGCGGGCGGCCTCCTTGCGGGCGGCCTCCTCGGCCTTGCGCTTCTTCTCGGCGGCCTGGCGGGCCCTGAGGTCGATGCGCTCTTGCGTACGGCTGGCGCGGTCGGCGAAGTCGTCGGCATCCGCGCTGAGGTTGGCGAGCTGGGTGTCCAGCTTGTTGTTCACGGCCACAGGTTTGACCGAACCCGGGTCGGCGGCGGAGGCCGTGGTGGCGGTGCCCTTCTTCTCCTCGGGCGCGCCGGTCCCGACGCCGCTGACCGATGCCGCGGCGATACCGGCGACGCCCATCACGCAGGCGGAGGGCACGGCGACGGTGAAGAGGGCGGAGCGCTTGGCGGGGGTGCGGCGGCGGCTGCGGCTCGCGGAGCGGCGGGCGGAGCGGGGGCCGACGGATACTGATGCGACGGGCGTTGCGGAGGCGAGTTCGCCTTCGTGGCCCGCCGGTTCGTCTTCCGGTTCGTCTCCCGGCTGGGCCTCGGGCGTGTCGTACGGCTCGGGTTCAGGTTCGTACGCATGACCGTACGGCTGCTCGTAGGCGTCGGGCGTGTCGTGGGTGACTTGGGTGTCGTGCGCCGTGTCGTGCGTTGCCTCGTACACCGCAGGTGTCTCGACCAGGTCGACCGCCGGGAACTCGGCTGTCTCGTAGGAGACTTGCTGCTGGGGCGGGATGGTGGCATACGCACCGGTATGGCTGGTGGTGGGTGCGGTGTGGTCCGTGTGGCCGGTGTTCCAGGCGGTGGTGTCGTACGCGCCGGTGTCGTATCCCGGTGCCGTGTTCCAGTGGCCGGTGGTGTCCGCGGCCTGTGTGAACTGCGCCGTTTCGTACTGGCCGGTCTCGTACTGGCCGTTTTCGTATGGGCCGGTCTCGTATGAGCCGGTCCCGAACTGCCCTGTCTGGTTCCAGGCGTTGGAGTCCCACTGGCCGGTGGACTGTGCCGGAATGTCCGTGGTTGTCTGATAGCCGGTGGTGGCCCAGGTTCCGGTGGTGTCGTACTGCTGCGTGCCGTAGGCGTCGTAACTCTGCGCCTGGCCGCCCGTTGTGTCCCACTGGGTGGAGTCGTACTGACCGCTGTGGCCTGCCCCGTAGTGGCTTTCCGTGTCGGGGAGCGCGCCGAAGAGGGGGTCTGTCTGGAAGCTGCCGGTGGAGTAGCCGTCGTACCCGGCGTGGGCGTGCTGGTCGTCCACCAACTTCTCTCTCGCCTCGGCAAATCAGGACCTGTGGGGGCTGGGGTCCCGGGAGGGGCCCCAGAGGCAAAGCAGTGGCGCGACTGTACCCGGCGGTAAGGGACGGCGACAATCTTCGCCAGGAATTGAGGGCACCGGAATCGGGCATTCGGCCGTCTTTTGGCGGACGGCGGGCACAGCTTTGATCCTACGTTCGACGAGTGTTCGACTGCGGTTCAGGCGACCGAGACCGAGCCCGACGCTCCTGCGGCCGCGTCCTGAGTCTGGAGCGCCTGCCGGATGCCGGCGGCGACTGCCGGGTGTACGGGCAGGGCGAGATGGCCGATTCCTGTCACTCGGACGTTCTGCACGATGAGGTCCTGGTGCGTGACGCAGGCCGTCTCCACGGGGAGCATCAACTGGTCGAGATCGCTCCAGAAGCTCACGAACCGGGTGCGGCAGCCGGGAGCCGGCCTGCGGAGCTCCTCGATCACGTCGGAGCCGGGGCGCATCTGCCGCACGATGGGGTGGGCGCTCATGGGTGGGGCCACTGTGGTGCCCGAGTGCGGGGTGCCGAGGGTGACAAGGGTGCGTACCCGGATGTCGCCGCCGAGCCTCTGCACGTAATAGCGGGCGATCAAGCCGCCGAGGCTGTGGCCGACGATGTCGACCTCGGTGTGGCCCGTACGCTCGCGGATCTCGTCGACATGGCGGGCGAGCAGCTCGGCTGCGGTGCGGATGTCGCAGGTCAGCGGTGAGTAGTTGAGCGACTCCAGGTGGCGCCAGCCGTGCCGGGCGAGGGAGCGGCGCAGCAGGACGAAGACGGACCGGTTGTCCACGAAGCCGTGGAGCAGGACGACGGGCAGGTGGTCCGGTCCGGACGTGGGCAGCCGGGAGGCTTCGGGCGGGATCGGAGCGACCGGCTCGGGGAGCGGGGCGGGGGCGTCCCGGCGCTCCTGGGCAATGCCCGACGGGTAGAGAAACAGGTGCCCGGCGAGGATCGCCAGCTCCAGGGCGGTTGCTCTCAGGAACGCGGCGGACAGTCGTATCTGGCGCAGGCGGGGCGGAAAGAAAAAGAAGAAGGGTAAGACCCTCATGGCCGACCTCCCGAACGGCACGCGGGGTGGCGGCTCTGTCCCCCGTGGGCCCTCATGGGGTGCCGGGCCGAGACGCTCAGCGGCCGTACCACCGTGCCGGGCGGCTGACGGCACGGTGGTACGGCGACCTCGTTGCGGCTCCCCTTGCGATCGCCCCCGACTGCTGCTGTTGCTGCCCTTTGTGGCAGGAGCGACGCATAGCGAACATGTCCCACGTGTGATTTCCCCCTCCCTATCCACCGTGAAACGGCCGGTTGCGGGATGCTGGAGATAACGTTCGTTCACTTCCCCGTCCTTTTCAGGTGCGGGGGCGCGTGCCAATGACGGCGCAGTCGGTACATGGAGGCAGTGATGGGTGTGACCGGGCCGATCCGCGTGGTGGTCGCCAAGCCGGGACTCGACGGGCACGATCGCGGGGCGAAGGTCATCGCGCGTGCGCTGCGCGACGCCGGTATGGAGGTCATCTACACCGGACTTCACCAGACGCCCGAGCAGATTGTGGACACCGCCATCCAGGAGGACGCCGACGCGATCGGCCTGTCCATCCTCTCCGGCGCGCACAACACGCTCTTTGTGAAGGTCATCGAGCTGCTCAAGCAGCGCGACGCGGAGGACATCAAGGTCTTCGGCGGCGGCATCATCCCGGAGGCGGACATCGCGCCGCTGAAGGCGCAGGGTGTCGCGGAGATCTTCACGCCGGGCGCGACGACGCAGTCGATCGTCGAGTGGGTCAACAGCCACGTCCGCCAGGCGGCGCAGGCGTAGGCGCCGCCGCAATACGGGGGGCCGGACACCGGAGAGGCTGGGCACCGGAGGGGCCTTGGCGTTCCTGCCCGTGGTGTCCTCGTCCCCGGGCGCAGTACTT from Streptomyces spiramyceticus carries:
- a CDS encoding cobalamin B12-binding domain-containing protein — its product is MGVTGPIRVVVAKPGLDGHDRGAKVIARALRDAGMEVIYTGLHQTPEQIVDTAIQEDADAIGLSILSGAHNTLFVKVIELLKQRDAEDIKVFGGGIIPEADIAPLKAQGVAEIFTPGATTQSIVEWVNSHVRQAAQA
- a CDS encoding esterase/lipase family protein, encoding MRVLPFFFFFPPRLRQIRLSAAFLRATALELAILAGHLFLYPSGIAQERRDAPAPLPEPVAPIPPEASRLPTSGPDHLPVVLLHGFVDNRSVFVLLRRSLARHGWRHLESLNYSPLTCDIRTAAELLARHVDEIRERTGHTEVDIVGHSLGGLIARYYVQRLGGDIRVRTLVTLGTPHSGTTVAPPMSAHPIVRQMRPGSDVIEELRRPAPGCRTRFVSFWSDLDQLMLPVETACVTHQDLIVQNVRVTGIGHLALPVHPAVAAGIRQALQTQDAAAGASGSVSVA
- a CDS encoding M23 family metallopeptidase; its protein translation is MDDQHAHAGYDGYSTGSFQTDPLFGALPDTESHYGAGHSGQYDSTQWDTTGGQAQSYDAYGTQQYDTTGTWATTGYQTTTDIPAQSTGQWDSNAWNQTGQFGTGSYETGPYENGQYETGQYETAQFTQAADTTGHWNTAPGYDTGAYDTTAWNTGHTDHTAPTTSHTGAYATIPPQQQVSYETAEFPAVDLVETPAVYEATHDTAHDTQVTHDTPDAYEQPYGHAYEPEPEPYDTPEAQPGDEPEDEPAGHEGELASATPVASVSVGPRSARRSASRSRRRTPAKRSALFTVAVPSACVMGVAGIAAASVSGVGTGAPEEKKGTATTASAADPGSVKPVAVNNKLDTQLANLSADADDFADRASRTQERIDLRARQAAEKKRKAEEAARKEAARPKFALPVEQEGLSAYYGQAGVNWMSVHSGIDFPVSYGTPVMASTDGTVRTQYNTAYGNMAIVTAADGTETWYCHLSSTKVRSGSVQAGDVIAYSGNSGNSTGPHLHFEVRPGGDSAVDPLPWLRSHSLSPT